The genomic region CTTCCAGAACTATGCGCTTTATCCGCATATGACCGTCGCAACCAATATGGGCTTTTCGCTGGAACATCGCGGCACAGGCAAGGCCGAGATCGCGGAGCGGGTGAAGTGGGCGGCGGACATTCTCGGCCTGTCGCATCTGCTCGATCGCTATCCGCGCCAGCTTTCCGGCGGCCAGCGCCAGCGCGTCGCCATGGGCCGGGCGATTGTCCGAAACCCCCAGGTCTTCTTGTTCGACGAACCGCTGTCGAACCTTGATGCGAAGCTCCGGGTCGTCATGCGCGGCGAGATCAAGAGCCTGCACCAGAAGCTCAAGACCACGACCATTTATGTCACCCATGACCAGGTGGAGGCCATGACCATGGCCGACAAGATCGTCTTGCTGAATGGCGGGCGGGTGGAGCAGATCGGAGCCCCGCTCGAACTTTACGACCGGCCCGCCAACCAGTTCGTGGCAGGTTTCATCGGCTCGCCGGCCATGAATTTTCTATCCGGCACGATCACCTCGACGGGTTTCGCCGCACCCGGCATACTGCTGCCGCTTCCGCAAGCCGCCCACGAGTTCAGTGACCGCAAGGCGGTTTACGGCATCCGGCCCGAGCATTTTGTTCTCGACGATAACGGCGTGCCGGCGGAGATCGCGCTCGTCGAGCCGATGGGTTCGGAGACACAGGTAACGATGAAGCTCGGCGAAACGCAGGTTAAAGGCGTCTTTCGCGAGCGCATATCGCTCTCAACCTGCGCAACGATCCGCGTCCGGCCGGAACTCGCCAATATCCACCTCTTCGCAAGTGGCGGCCAGCGACTGAACTGAGGTTTTGTTCATGCCGACTTACCCGACGCCGTCGTAGGAGTGACGCAGTCCCAGATAACACCGTCTCGCTAGCGGCCAGGCGGTGACCACCGCTGGATGAGATCAAGGCTGATGAGACACATTGAGTTTTGTTCAACGCTGCGTCGAAAGGCAGACCGACACCAATATGAGCGATGAGAAGACCCTAAACGAAGATCTCGCGTCAATGCAGTGAAGTGCGGTTGTGCCGGACTTATACGGACCATACAATCTTTCCCAAAAGGTCCTTCATAGCAGCATTGTCAAGCATGGCATCCGCCGGTTCTGCTTCGTGGTCTTGTCTTAGAACGTCTTCAGCCGCTTGGAGAGCGGCAGCCTTCTGTGGACTGTCATCGGCGCAAAATGATGTGAGCCGGGCCAAATCGATTTCGCCAAATGCCGGGCTAATGAACCTTCGGCGCGCCGTGAGCGCAAGGGCTATTTCGAGGAGGGTGGCGCTGGTCACGGGCGGCTATCGATCTTTGCACCAGACGTCTGGTTAATGAACGCGTTGGCATAGCAGCGGCGTTCATCTCGCGTGAGGCAACATAGGACGCTGCCCGGCTTGGCGTCAATTTTAAGTTGGGAGGAGGACGAGGTAGAAGCGAGCTTTAACGTTGCAAGGAGATCGTGCATCCCAGGTTGGTGGGTCGTCACAGCGTTGGCGTGTGCCAGCGCCCTTGCATCAGTCGCCGTTGCCGACACGATTGAACCGATTACGGTAGCCGTTGCCAATTTTGACTTTAAGGACACGTCCGGCGAAGCGGGTCACCAGCTCGGTGACCACGATGCTCGGTTGACGGCGTTTGCCTCAACCCTACGCGACAGTCTCTCGAAACGTAGCAAGATCATCATCACTTCGTTGGCTTGCCAGAATGGGCGGTGCACGGCGCGCGAACCGGGATCGCGGAGCTTTCGAGAGAGGCGAAAACTGCTGGCGCGAATTACTTGCTCATAGGCGAGATTCACAAGATGAGCACCTTGGTGGGCTGGGCGAAGTATGTCCTGTTGGACATCCGCACCAACAAACCCACCTGCGACCGGTTTATAACGTATCGAGGCGATACAGGCGAAGCCTGGGACCGTGCTGCGAGATTTGTGGCAAATGACATTGAAAAGAATTGCATTCCGTGAGGCAGTTATTGCGACTACGGATCGGACCGTCGTTAGGATCTGAGGTGCCGGAGACTAG from Rhizobium gallicum bv. gallicum R602sp harbors:
- a CDS encoding DUF2380 domain-containing protein; the protein is MHGARTGIAELSREAKTAGANYLLIGEIHKMSTLVGWAKYVLLDIRTNKPTCDRFITYRGDTGEAWDRAARFVANDIEKNCIP
- a CDS encoding ABC transporter ATP-binding protein, with the protein product MAEVTLSRVRKSYGAVDIIHGVDLGISDGEFVVLVGPSGCGKSTLLRMIAGLEAITGGDIKIGGRVVNDLDPKDRDIAMVFQNYALYPHMTVATNMGFSLEHRGTGKAEIAERVKWAADILGLSHLLDRYPRQLSGGQRQRVAMGRAIVRNPQVFLFDEPLSNLDAKLRVVMRGEIKSLHQKLKTTTIYVTHDQVEAMTMADKIVLLNGGRVEQIGAPLELYDRPANQFVAGFIGSPAMNFLSGTITSTGFAAPGILLPLPQAAHEFSDRKAVYGIRPEHFVLDDNGVPAEIALVEPMGSETQVTMKLGETQVKGVFRERISLSTCATIRVRPELANIHLFASGGQRLN